The sequence below is a genomic window from Nicotiana tomentosiformis chromosome 6, ASM39032v3, whole genome shotgun sequence.
gtattaaaactaaaaatggagacgaacaaaaatccgaccctcaaatcttctgTAGCCATGGCCAGATCTGTTCACCTAAACAATAATCGTTTTTGAAAATTTCTCTAAGAAGATTACATTTCTTCTACTGTACtattgggaataaacccccacagaaataatattcacggtattaaaagcggaataataacgtagcatcgagatacggtaattaacaagaataaaagagtgacaacgacaccaagatgtttacgtggaaaactctttTGAATAAGAAAAAAAACTACGGCCCCGAGAGGAGCAACTCATATTGCTATAGCAAGAAATTTTATACTTTGTACgttcgagtaaaatactccaaagaccactataacactcaaaagaaataaccttcTTTTGATATtttcacctcactacaatatcgctcactctctatttttctcacagactattttcttataccctgtcTGTGAATCCTCACTCTTTCCTTCTAACTCTCAGATATAATTTTCCTCTGAGATTGGTGTGTCAAAATGAGAAGATGAAGGCTTCTATTTATAGGAAGAAGTGTCGTAACTCTTAACCAATCAGAAGTTGGTTTCCTGCAACTTacgatttgcaaattgaaaattGGGAACCAAAACAAATTTTGGTCAAAAACGTGTTTCAGTGCGTTTTAGGGCCTACCACTAATTTTGAAATCTtgcaaatgtaacgacccgatcgatcgttttgatgaaattagcctcgaacccctatttattgttcTGTCTAATTTATTTTtgggttatgtgacttgccgagagaatttatttttggtttcggagcaaaataggatacatagtccctaaaatgaagGTTTAAGTCATAGAAATTGACCGTAGttcgaactatgtgaagacgattCCGGAATTGAGTTTTTACGGTTCTTATAGCTGAgaagggtgattttggtcttatgagctgataagtggggattttgactacttatttgagCCTTTTGACTTTTGTTTTAGATAAAAAAtgtttaaaggtattcccaaaaattgaagaaatatgcttacttgcaggagtattggaaaatgagccactgATGAAATCAAACTCAAGAGGAGTGAGTGCTTTGGaaaaaggacaaaaatcaagcacaaaaagctaaagtgcggaccgcagaattctgtATGTGACCGCACAACATGAAGAAGAATTAACATAATTGCAATGtaaggtgcggaccgcacaataattatgcggccgcataagtcAAGGTTCAGAGAGTTCCAACTCCAAGCCCAGCAAgaactgcggaccgcactataattgtacagccgcagaaatcaaatgtgcggccgcacccagaattgtgcagtccgcagaacACAAGAGACGAGACCACAAtgcagaattatgcggccgcagatcctactcctgtcaagagctgaagcaaagtgcggatcgcacacagaattgtgcgcccgcagaacctctgaaagggcagttttgtcagaaaattccagctttgtataaatagactactttcacaaAATTAGGGCAAGTTTTGAATACCAGTAagtctgtagccatttttctttactcccTTATTCAACTTTAGTTTATATTGTTGATTTTACATTGGAGTTTCATctattaatcattcaatatgagttttatcatctttttttctttattttcttcaatatccactatgagtagctaaatttctagctagggttatgacccaaccttagtgtgggaacctaatgagtgtttgatttagggcttgtttatggtAGGGTGTGTATTATTTAgactagttcttgctataattatagaattaatggttgcaaacattggttcAAGCTAATTTGACTTAGtagacttgagaaagagagacttaatcTAGggaaacttggctaacaagagtttgggatgaaatcaagagattgatagtcccaattaaagggttgaacctagagatagtaaaatccgacttgagcaatttgtcaactgtttagttcaatacccatttgggcttgagaaagccaaattgggaaaaatcactctcttaccgagaggtattgagtaggtATTTGAGTTTTGATTACTATAATGCACCGCGACCAATGAAACTcgctctaaagcccacaacccgttaggcaaacacctaggtggaagtcacagccctagagctttttacatatttgaaaaacaacaacaaaaacattcttctctaattccatatttttcaattgcaatccttagtataattttagaagtaaaatcaaaacaaagtttgtGAAAGTGAAacttagacaattcacgtgcttagaccaaatacataccactaatcccatctacactccttgtggattcgatcccgactcctagttgggtattattattgcaatcggcCGTTTCACAATCCCAATTTCAGGTGTGACTTGGGCGAGATtaatttttggcaccgttgccggtgAGCATATatacggatttagctatatatttggttttgtgtatgaattgtcttcttttccttccatgttactaatatgtttggtgaaacaattgtaggtgaaacaatggctctcaacaaaaatgatcctctcggaaacatgcctttgtGGATGTTaacgtggaagatgaccaagttgaagagattcctcttgaacctcaagcaaatagaagaGGCTGACCGCCTAAAGACAACGTTCCCGTTCCACCTCCACCTCTACTAAGAGAGGCTCCACagcgggtgttgccgaatgaagggtattcAAGTGCCATAGTCtagccccgcattagggcgggcaactttcaaatcacaaatgttatgctcacattgctagagcaacggggattcttcaccggggctccgaatcaaaatgcgtacaaacacttgaaaggatTTATGGAgacttgctgggggagtaaacagacaaacgtatccaaggatgctttaaggttgaggctatttcctttctctctacgggggaaagccttggatatgttagaaaggttgccaaaccattccatccatacatgggatgaattggtggagaaatttatttccaagttcttttctcccgggcatatggctactcttaaagacgagattctagcattcaaacaagaacccaatgagcctttgcatgagatatgggagaggtaccgaactgtggtgaaagagtgcccaaaaaatgacatgacggaggctatgattcaacaaactttatatagggggatcaatactagcaatcaatgtgtggtcaaccaacttgccggtggaaaatTCATGACAACATCATATACCTAAGCTTGTGatatcttagatgaaatggcgtatacttcatcggcatgataaagtagagcaaatgttcctcaaggtgatccaaatgtgattcaccaaCATAAATAATTTCATTATCATGGGAAAATAATTAccgagttgaccactacaatgaatcaattagccaaagctcaacttcaacaagttcaatatcctaagcaagtaaatgcaatggagggtgtcaatatgatggtaaacaagagaaggcaaaagggtcaacaagtgcaaaaccgtgcagaacaatatgtacaaaaagataatgggtttgaccaagatgaatcttacaatgaacacGAGGAGGAAGTAAAATATGTGAATaacttccaagggcaaagaaacaactctcaaggcccgaatcaacaacaatggtgatctcaaggtaatcaagggaattggaactcaaacaaccaaggcaattggaacaatcaaaataatcaaggaaattggaatggtcaaagcaaccaaagcaattggggtggcaatagtcaaggatattggggtggcaatagtcaaggatattggggaggcaacaaccaagggggatggaacaataaccaagggaatcgggggtcgggttttcaaaggcccccgatgtatcaacaaccaagcaacccacctCCATATtcttcccatggtcctagctcttccaacaatgagatggggcgaatatagaatatgttcaaacaaatgatggagaagaatgccaactctgatgctcaactagcctctcacaactcTTCAATTCACAATTTAGAAGTTTaattggggcaaatctcgcaagctttgaaTACTCATCCTAAGGggacactaccaagtgacacagtgGTGAACCTAAAGGGTGGGAATAACACGGGACATGACATCGCCGtgactacaaggagtggaaaaggtggggatgcaaccacctcaagtcaaagaaaaattatggatgatgaacaagtgattcaagaagatgagattccaaacaATTTGGTGCAAGCTaatgatgaagtaagaattgatattgatgacaatatggaggagactcaagaggaaatgaatccgtctagggagcacattgTAGACAAACCAGAAttggtagtgccaaaggctaaggcaccaatgccaaggcctcctcctctgTACCCTCAAAGGCTtcccaagcaaaatggtgagaaccaattcaaaaagttcattaatATGATGAAAAGcctatctattaatgtgccattggttgaggctttgaagcaaatgcccggttatgcaaagttcatgaaggatttggtgacaaagaagaggtcaatgaattgtgagactataaagatgacacatcaagtgagtacaattgtgcactcaatggctcatAAATTAGAATATCccggcgctttcacaatcccttgtactatTGGAAGTGCCGACTTTGCAAAAACTCtctgtgatcttggggcaagtatcaatttgatgcgcTATTTGGTTTTGCAAGACATTGGTAATTGGGCAAcaaagacccacatctatgaggttacaagtggcggatcgtactatgaatagaccattgggtattattgatgatgtgttggttcgtgttgataaattcatcctctcggcggactttgtgattctggattgtgaagtagactatgaggtacctattattctagggagacctttccttgatacggggaaggctcttgttgatgtggaagcccgTGAGCttactttccgggtgggtgatgaaaaggtggatttccatgtgtgcaaatctatgaggcaaccgaatagcaatgaagttagttcctttgtggacttggtgaccgatgtgattattgatgatactagtATCATGATGAATGtggatgatactttggaggccgttttgctcaaccttgatgatgatgagaaggatggcGTGGAGTGTGTGAATGCATTGCAAAGAATGTGGTCTTACACTTATGGACCCcgcaaattgtccttagatcttgaaaatcggaagactcctccaacaaagcccttaatcgaggagcctcccactttggtgTTAAagtcattgcctccacatctcaggtatgaattccttggcccttgttctactttatcggttattctttcctcttgtttgactaacgtatAGGTAaactccacattggcggtgctacaaaagaggaagaaagctatcggatggacattggcggatattcggggtataagcctcgCCTTTTGCATGCGCAAGATTATTTTGGAAGAGGATGTCAAACCTtccgttgaacatcaaagaagattaaatgaagcaatgcaagaggttttcaaaaaggagatcataaagtggttgaatgccggggttgtttaccctatttccgatagttcgtggacctccccgatgcaatgtgtcccaaagaaatggggcatgacggtggtcaccaatgacaagaatgagttgattcctac
It includes:
- the LOC138894377 gene encoding uncharacterized protein, with product MDDEQVIQEDEIPNNLVQANDEVRIDIDDNMEETQEEMNPSREHIVDKPELVVPKAKAPMPRPPPLYPQRLPKQNGENQFKKFINMMKSLSINVPLVEALKQMPEYPGAFTIPCTIGSADFAKTLCDLGASINLMRYLVLQDIGRPFLDTGKALVDVEARELTFRVGDEKVDFHVCKSMRQPNSNEVSSFVDLVTDVIIDDTSIMMNVDDTLEAVLLNLDDDEKDGVECVNALQRMWSYTYGPRKLSLDLENRKTPPTKPLIEEPPTLVNSTLAVLQKRKKAIGWTLADIRGISLAFCMRKIILEEDVKPSVEHQRRLNEAMQEMPFGLCNAPVIFQRCMMAIFTDIVEDFLEVFMDDFSVVRNSFHDCLKILDKVLSRCEETNLGVRSFLGHAGFYRHFIRNFSKVVNPLCKLLEKDSKFYFTEDCMKAFGLLKSKLTTTPIITAPDWSMPFELVCNANDVVIRANLGQRINKIFHLVYYASKTMNDAQVNYTMIEKELITIIFAMEKFCPYLMGTQVIVYTDHTALQYLMSKKDSKARLMRWVLLLQEFDLEIQDCKGSEN